Below is a window of Malania oleifera isolate guangnan ecotype guangnan chromosome 1, ASM2987363v1, whole genome shotgun sequence DNA.
CAGCGGAGCACGGAACAAAACACAAACACCTggtatgctctctctctctctctctcgcagtCATTTGCGGTGCTTCTTTCTCTACTCTGTCTCAGCCTCTGTTTATGTTTTTAAACATTTGCAAATGGTTCAGATATGGAGAGCAGCATTTACACAATTCTCACCATTGATCGTTGGGAGTCGCTCAATCTAATGGAGTATAGGCTGGCTTCACTCAGACCAGTTCATGGAAGGCTGGCTTTGAAATTCCTCAACTGGGTCATCGCCCAACCTGGTTTGGAACACAATCACCTCATTCACATACTCTCCATCTCTGCTCACATACTCATTAGAGCTAGAATGTATGACTCTGCTAAATCTGTTCTGCTGCGTCTCTCTCGTACGGCTATTGGGTCTAGTTCTGTTTTTGGTGCCCTTATGGACACATACCCTCTCTGCAATTCAAACCCTTCAGTTTTTGACCTTTTGATTAGGGTTTACTTGCGCCAAGAAGTGGTTCAATGTGCTGTGGAGACATTTCGTTTGATGGGTTTTCGAGGATTTAGACCGTCAGTTTCAACCTGTAATATGATCCTAGCAGGGGTGGTGAAGGAGGAGGGGTCAGTTTGGACATTTTTTAAGGAAATGCTAGAGGGGAGGATTTGCCCTAATGTTGCTACCTTTAACATACTGCTGAATTTTCTTTGCATGGAAGGGAAGCTCCAGAAAGCGGGTTATCTCTTGAGGAAGATGGAAGAGAGCGGTTATGTTCCAACTATTGTTACTTACAACACTTTGCTCAATTGGTATTGCAAGAAAGGTAGGTACAAGGCAGCTTTTGAGCTCATTGATCGAATGAGTTGCAAAGGTATTAAAGCTGATGTGTGTACTTATAACATGTTTATTGATGATTTGTGCAGAAACAAGAGGAGTTCCAAAGGTTATTTACTTTTGAAGAAGATGAGGAAGAAGATGATAACCCCTAATGAAGTGACCTATAATACCCTTATTAATGGATTTGTTAAGGAGGGAAAGATTGAAGTTGCTACTCGGGTTTTGGATGAGATGTCAGCTTTCAACCTTCTGCCAAATTCTGTTACTTACAATTCCTTGATTGATGGGCACTGTCAGGGTGGTAATTTTGAAGAAGCTTTTAAACTTTTGGATAGAATGAAAGCTGTGGGATTGAGTCCTAGTGAAGTTAGTTATGGGGCTCTTTTGAATGGGTTATGCAATCATGCCAAGTTTGATTTGGCAAGTTGTCTACTTGGGAAAATGAGGGTGAGTGGTATAGTTGTTGGGTGTATTCCTTATACAATGTTGATGGATGGTCTATGCAAAAATGGGATGCTTGATGAAGCCATACAGTTGCTTGATAATATGCTTAGGGATGGTGTGAATGCTGATGTTATCACATATTCTGTGCTTATAAATGGTTTCTGCAGAGTTGGAATGATCAATAATGCAAAGGAGATGATATGTAAGATGCATAAAGATGGTCTCTTACCAAACCACATCATTTATGCTACTTTAATCTACAATTCTTGCAAGCTGGGAAATATCATGGAAGCATTGAAAGGCTATGCAGTTATGAATCGCAATGGCCACAGTGCAGGTCTTTTCATATGTAACACGCTGGTTGCTTCTCTTTTTAGGGTTGGAAAGCTAGAAGAGGCAGAATATTTTATGTGTCACATGAGTAGGGTTGGTTTATTTCCCAACTCTATTACTTTTGATTGTGTTATAAATGGCTATGGAAGTGCTGGTGATAGTTTAAAGGCATTTTCCTTCTTTGATGAAATGATTGAATGGGGTAACCATCCAAGTTTCTTCACATATGGCAGTCTAATAAAAAGCCTGTGCAAAGGTGGACATTTAGTGGAGGCTAAGAAGTTCTTGAATAGACTTCACTACATTCCTCGTTGTGTAGATGCTGTAGTTTATAACACATTGTTGGGTGAAACCTGTAGATCAGGGAATTTACAGGATGCAGTGGCCCTTTTTGATGAGATGGTCCGAAAAAATGTGCTGCCTGACAGATACACATATTCCAATCTGCTTACTGGATTATGTGGAAATGGCAAGATTGTTCTTGCAATTCTTCTGTTTGGAAAAGTGATGGAAAGGGGAACTTTGTTTGCTAACGAGGTAATGTACACCTGTTTAATTGATGCTCTTTTCAAGGATGGCCAACCAAAGGCAGCATTCTATTTCTATGAAGAGATGGTAAAGA
It encodes the following:
- the LOC131167567 gene encoding pentatricopeptide repeat-containing protein At5g55840, whose protein sequence is MMFACLIHSTTKALPLFYRKLSKFRLVSHMGFSECVGKRLRSYDHSGARNKTQTPDMESSIYTILTIDRWESLNLMEYRLASLRPVHGRLALKFLNWVIAQPGLEHNHLIHILSISAHILIRARMYDSAKSVLLRLSRTAIGSSSVFGALMDTYPLCNSNPSVFDLLIRVYLRQEVVQCAVETFRLMGFRGFRPSVSTCNMILAGVVKEEGSVWTFFKEMLEGRICPNVATFNILLNFLCMEGKLQKAGYLLRKMEESGYVPTIVTYNTLLNWYCKKGRYKAAFELIDRMSCKGIKADVCTYNMFIDDLCRNKRSSKGYLLLKKMRKKMITPNEVTYNTLINGFVKEGKIEVATRVLDEMSAFNLLPNSVTYNSLIDGHCQGGNFEEAFKLLDRMKAVGLSPSEVSYGALLNGLCNHAKFDLASCLLGKMRVSGIVVGCIPYTMLMDGLCKNGMLDEAIQLLDNMLRDGVNADVITYSVLINGFCRVGMINNAKEMICKMHKDGLLPNHIIYATLIYNSCKLGNIMEALKGYAVMNRNGHSAGLFICNTLVASLFRVGKLEEAEYFMCHMSRVGLFPNSITFDCVINGYGSAGDSLKAFSFFDEMIEWGNHPSFFTYGSLIKSLCKGGHLVEAKKFLNRLHYIPRCVDAVVYNTLLGETCRSGNLQDAVALFDEMVRKNVLPDRYTYSNLLTGLCGNGKIVLAILLFGKVMERGTLFANEVMYTCLIDALFKDGQPKAAFYFYEEMVKKGLQPDTISLNAVIDGYSRMGQILNVEKFFSMMRSGSLYPNLVTYNILLHGYAKRKDLLRCFTLHKNMVRKGFVPDRVTCHSLILGLCKCDMLDIGVKILKKMLVGGVAVDRLTFNMLIAMCSERGRLAMAIDLCDIMNSLGIFPDGDTYSHIIDGLNRKHAFRESHSVFHEMLEKGIRPNYTQYITLINGMCRVGDIKGAFKLKDEVQALGVCPPVVAESAMVRGLVKAGKIEEAMLVLDCMLRAQLIPTHATFTSLMHIFCKKANLVEALKLRDLMECCGVKLDVVSYNVLITGLCANEDVVAAFELYEEMKQKGIWANTTTYAVLIDAVCTKNILDEGQLLLLDLHDRGLISWDGSTQQLHKVLMVAMEKLNFLRHKRRK